The proteins below are encoded in one region of Streptomyces cyanogenus:
- the cobM gene encoding precorrin-4 C(11)-methyltransferase, whose amino-acid sequence MAEAPTGKVTFVGAGPGAADLLTFRAARAIAEADVVIWAASLVQAEVLEHAREDAEILDSATMSLEDVVAVYRRAFEEGLRVARIHSGDPALWGGTQEQLDRCHEIGIATEVVPGVSSFSAVAALARRELTIPEVAQSVVLTRLGGGKTPMPPGEEVREFARHGTTMAVFLSAARSGQLVRELLEGGYPTDTPVVIAYQATWPEELIVKCTVGTLEETVKEHKLWKHTLFLVGPALDARGTRSHLYHPGHFHGYRKADPQARRALREQRAKS is encoded by the coding sequence ATGGCCGAAGCCCCCACCGGCAAGGTGACCTTCGTCGGTGCCGGCCCCGGCGCCGCCGATCTGCTGACGTTCCGTGCCGCACGGGCCATCGCCGAGGCCGACGTGGTGATCTGGGCCGCGAGCCTGGTCCAGGCGGAGGTCCTCGAACACGCTCGCGAGGACGCCGAGATCCTGGACTCGGCGACCATGTCCCTGGAGGACGTCGTCGCCGTGTACCGACGTGCGTTCGAGGAGGGCCTGAGGGTCGCCCGGATCCACTCCGGCGATCCGGCCCTGTGGGGCGGCACGCAGGAGCAGCTGGACCGCTGCCACGAGATCGGCATCGCGACCGAGGTCGTCCCGGGTGTGTCGTCCTTCTCCGCGGTGGCCGCGCTCGCCCGGCGCGAGCTGACGATTCCCGAGGTCGCGCAGTCCGTGGTGCTGACCCGGCTGGGCGGCGGCAAGACGCCGATGCCGCCCGGCGAGGAGGTGCGCGAGTTCGCCCGCCACGGCACCACGATGGCGGTCTTCCTGTCGGCGGCGCGCAGCGGACAGCTGGTGCGCGAGCTGCTGGAGGGCGGTTATCCGACGGACACCCCGGTGGTCATCGCCTACCAGGCGACCTGGCCGGAGGAACTGATCGTGAAGTGCACGGTGGGCACGCTGGAGGAGACGGTCAAGGAGCACAAGCTCTGGAAGCACACCCTGTTCCTGGTGGGCCCGGCACTGGACGCCCGCGGGACGCGCTCGCACCTGTACCACCCGGGTCACTTCCACGGCTACCGCAAGGCGGACCCGCAGGCGCGGCGGGCGCTGCGCGAGCAGAGGGCGAAGAGTTGA
- the cbiE gene encoding precorrin-6y C5,15-methyltransferase (decarboxylating) subunit CbiE: MITVVGTGTGTPVAEDVLAGAALVVGGRRHLDALRLPEGAERVVLGPLAPALDVVERHLEKASRVVVLASGDPGFFGIVRVLAERFGPGLLDVRPGVSSVATAFARIGLPWDDAVVVSAHGRELRTAVNVCRARPKVAVLTGPGAGPAELGAALLTDPCAPGAASAGPGSAPVAGPAEPVIAPARAPGGRVLVVASALGSARERVEWVTPAEAAARDWGPDVSVVLCLDETRALSGVRTVAGAPAGPAGWALDEDRFAHRDSMITKFEVRALALARLGPRLGDLVWDVGAGSGSVAVECARLGAAVVAVEKAPDGVARIRANADAHGVDVRVVQGSAPSALAGLDDPDAVFVGGGGRDLPAVVGACARRARRTVVVAMAALDRVPAAREALTGAGFACDGVLLQSSRLAPLPGDVTRLAATNPVFLLWGVRTPASREGVAQ, encoded by the coding sequence TTGATCACGGTCGTCGGTACGGGGACGGGTACGCCCGTCGCCGAGGACGTCCTGGCGGGTGCCGCACTGGTCGTCGGCGGCCGCCGGCACCTGGACGCGCTACGGCTGCCGGAGGGTGCCGAGCGGGTCGTGCTCGGTCCGCTGGCGCCGGCGCTGGACGTCGTCGAACGGCACCTGGAGAAGGCGAGCCGGGTCGTCGTGCTGGCCTCCGGTGACCCGGGGTTCTTCGGGATCGTGCGGGTACTGGCCGAGCGGTTCGGGCCGGGGCTGCTGGACGTACGGCCGGGGGTGTCCTCGGTGGCGACCGCCTTCGCGCGGATCGGGCTGCCGTGGGACGACGCGGTCGTGGTCAGCGCGCACGGCCGGGAGCTGCGTACGGCGGTCAACGTGTGCCGGGCCCGGCCGAAGGTGGCGGTGCTGACGGGACCGGGAGCGGGCCCCGCGGAACTGGGGGCGGCGCTGCTGACCGACCCGTGCGCGCCGGGGGCCGCGTCGGCCGGACCGGGATCCGCGCCCGTGGCCGGGCCCGCCGAGCCGGTGATCGCGCCGGCGCGCGCACCCGGCGGGCGGGTGCTCGTCGTCGCCTCCGCCCTCGGATCCGCTCGGGAGCGGGTCGAGTGGGTCACGCCCGCCGAGGCCGCCGCCCGGGACTGGGGCCCGGACGTCAGCGTGGTGCTGTGCCTCGACGAGACCCGGGCCCTCAGCGGAGTCCGTACGGTCGCGGGGGCGCCGGCCGGTCCCGCCGGCTGGGCCCTGGACGAGGACCGGTTCGCACACCGGGACTCGATGATCACCAAGTTCGAGGTGCGGGCACTGGCCCTGGCCCGGCTGGGGCCACGCCTGGGCGACCTGGTGTGGGACGTGGGCGCCGGGTCGGGCTCGGTCGCGGTGGAGTGCGCGCGGCTCGGTGCGGCCGTCGTCGCCGTCGAGAAGGCCCCGGACGGGGTCGCGCGGATCCGCGCCAACGCGGACGCCCACGGCGTGGACGTGCGGGTGGTGCAGGGCTCGGCACCCTCCGCCCTGGCGGGGCTGGACGATCCGGACGCCGTGTTCGTCGGCGGTGGGGGGCGCGACCTGCCCGCCGTCGTCGGCGCGTGCGCCCGGCGGGCCCGGCGGACCGTGGTCGTCGCCATGGCCGCCCTCGACCGGGTGCCGGCGGCGCGCGAGGCGCTCACCGGCGCCGGGTTCGCCTGTGACGGCGTGCTGTTGCAGTCCTCGCGGCTGGCGCCGCTGCCCGGGGACGTGACCCGGCTGGCGGCCACCAATCCTGTGTTCCTGCTGTGGGGCGTGCGCACCCCGGCGTCTAGAGAAGGAGTTGCCCAGTGA